CGGACAGAGTTCTGGTCGAGTGGCAACGCGCGCTTGATCCGCCGCCCGCCCGCATCGGACATGCCGCGCCAGTTTCGGTAGGAATCTGATACCAGTCGATGGGTTGGTACATAGCCGATTGTCTTGTCGAAATTCTGCACTTTGACGGTGTGCAGCGAGATATCGACGACATCGCCATCAACATTCATGCTGGGCATTTCGATCCAGTCCCCTACCCGCAGCATGTCATTGGTGGTCAGCTGGACGCTGGCAACCAGCGACAGGATCGTGTCCTTGAAGACCAGCAGAAGTACAGCGGTAACCGCGCCAAGCCCCGACAGCAGCAGTAACGGCGATTCATCGATCAGTGCAGAAATCATGATAATTGCCGCGCCGCACAAGACGATGATTTTCACGACCTGCAGGAAGCCCTTGATCGGCCTGTTCCGCGAACGCGGCAGCCGCTCATAGAGCTCGTTGGAATATGTCACTGCCTTTACGATCGCCATCGCAATGGAGAGAACGATCAGCGCCTGGGTGACATTCGCAATCACCGTGACGATCGAACCTGGCAGGTTCGGAACGACATTGATTCCATTGGAAATGATCAGCAACGGCGCGACGGTTGCCAGCCAAGCGGCAGACTTATCGATCGTAAGCGAGTCGCGATCAAGATAGGGCGCAGCCAATCGCAGGATGACATGTTTGAGCAGGTAGTTGAGCGCAACCGCTGCCCCGATCAATAGTGTCAGGCTTAGCGCGGTCTGTGCCCAAGCGGGTTGCGCGGCAAATAAATTGGTGAGTTCAGACATAGCCCGAGCGGTACAGCCGATCACACCATTGGCTCAACCCCGCATTGGCATCCCGGCTTCCGGTCTGGACAAGGACGCGATGCTGCGCCAAGCGCCGCGTCATGAGCGCTTACAAAGAAGGTGACCCGACAACCCTCAACCGGTTGTATGGCCGCAGCATCGGCAAGCCGTTGCGCGCGCATCAGCAGGATTTAGTCGATAACCTCCTCCCCCAGATCGCAGTGCCGGAGGAAGGGCCAGTCGAC
This is a stretch of genomic DNA from Parerythrobacter jejuensis. It encodes these proteins:
- a CDS encoding mechanosensitive ion channel family protein yields the protein MSELTNLFAAQPAWAQTALSLTLLIGAAVALNYLLKHVILRLAAPYLDRDSLTIDKSAAWLATVAPLLIISNGINVVPNLPGSIVTVIANVTQALIVLSIAMAIVKAVTYSNELYERLPRSRNRPIKGFLQVVKIIVLCGAAIIMISALIDESPLLLLSGLGAVTAVLLLVFKDTILSLVASVQLTTNDMLRVGDWIEMPSMNVDGDVVDISLHTVKVQNFDKTIGYVPTHRLVSDSYRNWRGMSDAGGRRIKRALPLDQNSVRFLTDTEVDRLRRFRLLKDYLAGKDSELEEWNARELEGGGNPVNARRITNIGTFRAYMIAYLRVHPDLATEGFTLLVRQLDPTSQGLPLELYCFTGTTNWAEYERIQADIFDHLIAILPEFGLRIFQEPSGLDVQEIGTGQRKQ